The following coding sequences lie in one Pseudarthrobacter phenanthrenivorans Sphe3 genomic window:
- a CDS encoding response regulator gives MIENPAINVLLVDDQPLLRMGFRLILEGEEDLSIAGEASDGAEAVRLARELNPDVVLMDVRMPVLDGIEATRAIAAAGSSARIIILTTFDVDEYAFAGLQAGASAFLLKDVAPSELIQAVRVVASGDAVVAPRVTQRLLETYVRGAELPVRPAPAPDPLLADLTPRETEMLEAMAEGLSNAEIAHRYFLSEATVKTHVRRILTKLHLRDRVQAVVYAYETGLVVPSNPDY, from the coding sequence ATGATTGAAAATCCCGCCATTAACGTCCTGCTGGTGGATGACCAGCCCCTGCTGCGAATGGGCTTCCGCCTGATCCTTGAGGGTGAAGAAGACCTGAGCATCGCGGGAGAAGCTTCGGACGGCGCCGAGGCCGTGCGGCTGGCCAGGGAACTGAACCCGGACGTGGTGCTGATGGACGTCCGGATGCCCGTCCTGGACGGCATAGAGGCGACGCGCGCGATTGCCGCTGCCGGTTCCAGTGCCCGGATCATCATCCTCACCACTTTCGATGTGGATGAGTATGCTTTTGCCGGCCTCCAGGCCGGTGCCTCGGCATTCCTCCTCAAGGACGTGGCGCCGTCGGAGTTGATCCAGGCCGTCCGCGTGGTGGCCAGCGGGGACGCAGTGGTGGCGCCCAGGGTCACCCAGCGGCTGCTGGAAACGTATGTGCGGGGAGCCGAACTCCCCGTTCGCCCGGCGCCGGCCCCCGACCCGCTGCTGGCGGACCTGACGCCCCGGGAAACGGAGATGCTCGAGGCCATGGCTGAAGGGCTGTCCAATGCTGAGATTGCGCACCGGTACTTCCTGTCCGAAGCGACCGTGAAAACGCATGTGCGGCGCATCCTCACCAAGCTGCACCTGCGTGATCGGGTTCAGGCCGTGGTTTACGCCTATGAGACCGGCCTGGTGGTGCCGAGCAACCCGGACTACTGA